From the genome of Parazoarcus communis, one region includes:
- the hisF gene encoding imidazole glycerol phosphate synthase subunit HisF: protein MLAKRIIPCLDVSAGRVVKGVNFVELRDAGDPVEIAKRYDEQGADEITFLDITASSDARDIILHVVEQVADQVFIPLTVGGGVRTVEDVRRLLNAGADKVSINTAAVNNPQVVHDASSKVGSQCIVVAIDAKQTAPGKWQVFTHGGRNNTGLDAIEWAQRVEALGAGEILLTSMDRDGTKAGFDLGLTRAVSDAVRIPVIASGGVGTLEHLSEGVSTGRADAVLAASIFHFGQHTVREAKELMRSHGIEVRL, encoded by the coding sequence ATGCTCGCAAAACGCATCATTCCCTGTCTCGACGTCAGTGCCGGCCGCGTGGTCAAGGGCGTCAATTTCGTCGAACTGCGTGACGCGGGGGATCCGGTCGAGATCGCCAAGCGTTACGACGAGCAGGGTGCGGACGAGATCACGTTTCTCGACATCACGGCGAGCTCGGATGCCCGCGATATCATCCTGCACGTGGTCGAGCAGGTGGCGGATCAGGTCTTCATCCCGCTGACGGTTGGTGGCGGCGTGCGTACGGTCGAGGATGTGCGGCGCCTGCTCAATGCGGGGGCCGACAAGGTCAGTATCAATACCGCTGCGGTGAACAATCCTCAGGTGGTACATGACGCCAGCAGCAAGGTCGGCAGTCAGTGCATCGTCGTTGCCATCGATGCCAAGCAGACTGCGCCGGGAAAGTGGCAGGTGTTCACGCATGGAGGCCGCAACAATACCGGGCTCGATGCAATCGAGTGGGCGCAACGCGTCGAGGCGCTTGGTGCCGGCGAGATTCTGCTGACCAGCATGGACCGCGACGGCACCAAGGCGGGCTTCGACCTCGGCCTTACCCGGGCGGTGTCGGACGCGGTGCGCATTCCGGTGATTGCGAGCGGTGGTGTCGGTACGCTCGAGCATCTGTCAGAGGGCGTGTCCACCGGCCGCGCCGACGCGGTGCTCGCTGCCAGCATCTTTCACTTTGGCCAGCACACGGTGCGCGAAGCGAAGGAACTGATGCGTTCACATGGGATCGAGGTAAGGCTGTGA
- the hisH gene encoding imidazole glycerol phosphate synthase subunit HisH: MTTVAIIDYGMGNLRSVAKAVEHVAPGHRIHVTCDPAVVAAADRVVFPGQGAMPDCMRELDLRGLRPAVLAAAATKPFLGICIGQQMLFEHSEEGDVPGLGVFEGEVVRFRDADMLGADGARLKVPHMGWNEVWQGGEHALWEGIPDGERFYFVHSYYVSPSDPAVSAAETLYGRRFTSAVARANIFAVQFHPEKSAQAGLRLLSNFIRWAP; this comes from the coding sequence ATGACCACCGTGGCCATCATTGATTACGGCATGGGCAATCTGCGCTCCGTTGCCAAGGCTGTTGAGCATGTGGCGCCGGGCCACCGCATTCACGTGACCTGCGATCCTGCAGTCGTGGCTGCTGCCGACCGCGTCGTTTTCCCCGGCCAGGGGGCGATGCCGGACTGCATGCGCGAGCTTGATCTGCGCGGCCTGCGTCCGGCGGTGCTCGCAGCCGCTGCGACCAAGCCCTTTCTCGGGATCTGCATTGGGCAGCAGATGCTGTTCGAACACAGCGAAGAGGGTGACGTGCCCGGGCTCGGTGTGTTCGAGGGCGAGGTCGTGCGTTTTCGCGATGCGGACATGCTCGGAGCGGATGGCGCCCGGCTGAAGGTGCCGCACATGGGCTGGAACGAAGTCTGGCAAGGCGGGGAGCATGCCCTGTGGGAGGGCATTCCCGACGGCGAGCGCTTCTATTTCGTCCATAGTTACTACGTGTCACCGTCGGATCCCGCCGTGTCCGCTGCGGAAACCCTGTACGGACGGCGCTTTACCAGTGCGGTGGCTCGGGCTAATATCTTTGCGGTTCAGTTTCATCCCGAGAAAAGCGCGCAGGCCGGTTTGCGCCTGCTGTCGAATTTCATTCGCTGGGCGCCCTGA
- the hisC gene encoding histidinol-phosphate transaminase, which yields MSRFWSAVTHGLTPYVPGEQPKIENLVKLNTNEHPYGPSPRVLEAIREATSDTLRLYPDPNADRLKAALAARYGVRPEQVFVGNGSDEVLAHAFQGLLKHELPLWMPDISYSFYPVYCGLYGVESRVVPLTESLQIDPTDYLPDGERRAGAIIFPNPNAPTGSALPLEAIERVVAGNPNAVVLIDEAYVDFGGESAIALVDRYPNLLVCQTFSKSRSLAGLRVGFAIGHADLIAGLERVKNSFNSYPLDRLALAGAEASVEDDAYFLESCRKVIATREALVVRMQALGFEVLPSAANFIFARHPQRDGAELAAALRQRAIIVRHFKAPRIDQFLRITIGTDAQCEMLVSALGEILGA from the coding sequence ATGAGCCGTTTCTGGAGCGCCGTGACGCACGGCCTGACCCCCTATGTACCGGGCGAGCAGCCCAAGATTGAAAACCTGGTCAAGCTCAATACGAACGAGCATCCATATGGTCCCTCACCGAGGGTGCTGGAGGCGATTCGCGAGGCGACGTCAGACACCCTCCGGCTCTACCCGGACCCCAATGCCGACCGGCTGAAAGCCGCACTCGCGGCACGCTACGGCGTTCGCCCCGAGCAGGTCTTCGTCGGCAACGGCTCGGACGAAGTGCTTGCACATGCGTTCCAGGGTCTGCTCAAGCATGAACTGCCGCTGTGGATGCCCGACATTTCCTACAGCTTCTACCCGGTCTATTGCGGGCTGTACGGTGTCGAGTCGCGGGTCGTTCCGCTGACTGAAAGCCTGCAGATCGATCCGACAGACTATCTTCCCGACGGTGAGCGCCGGGCAGGTGCGATCATTTTCCCGAACCCCAACGCGCCGACCGGCAGCGCGCTGCCGCTCGAGGCAATCGAGCGCGTCGTTGCAGGAAACCCGAACGCTGTCGTGCTGATCGACGAGGCTTATGTGGATTTCGGTGGTGAAAGTGCAATTGCGCTGGTAGACCGCTACCCCAACCTGCTGGTGTGCCAGACCTTCTCCAAGAGCCGCTCGCTGGCAGGCCTGCGGGTCGGCTTCGCGATCGGACATGCGGACCTGATTGCCGGACTGGAGCGGGTCAAGAACAGCTTCAACTCCTACCCGCTCGACCGCCTCGCGCTTGCCGGGGCCGAGGCCTCGGTTGAAGACGACGCCTACTTCCTTGAGAGCTGCCGCAAGGTAATTGCCACGCGCGAGGCGCTGGTCGTCAGGATGCAGGCGCTCGGCTTCGAGGTGCTTCCGTCAGCCGCCAACTTCATTTTCGCCCGCCATCCGCAGCGCGACGGCGCCGAACTAGCCGCGGCCTTGCGCCAGCGCGCCATCATCGTGCGCCATTTCAAGGCCCCGCGCATCGACCAGTTCCTGCGTATCACGATCGGCACCGATGCACAGTGCGAAATGCTTGTCAGCGCGCTGGGAGAGATTCTCGGCGCCTGA
- the hisB gene encoding imidazoleglycerol-phosphate dehydratase HisB, translating into MRQADVTRDTLETKISVRIDLDGTGKGALETGVPFLDHMLDQIVRHGLIDLDVRCQGDTHIDDHHTVEDVGITIGQAFAKALGDKKGVRRYGHAYVPLDEAMSRVVVDFSGRPGLHYFVTYTRARIGNFDVDLVREFFQGFVNHAGLTLHIDNLRGENAHHQCETIFKAFARALRMAAERDERAAGTIPSTKGAL; encoded by the coding sequence ATGCGGCAAGCCGACGTCACTCGCGATACCCTCGAAACCAAGATTTCCGTGCGCATCGATCTCGATGGTACGGGCAAGGGCGCACTCGAAACCGGGGTTCCCTTTCTCGATCACATGCTCGACCAAATTGTCCGCCACGGGCTGATCGATCTGGACGTGCGTTGTCAGGGCGATACCCACATCGACGACCACCACACGGTGGAAGACGTCGGCATCACGATCGGCCAGGCCTTTGCCAAGGCGCTTGGCGACAAGAAAGGCGTGCGTCGCTACGGACATGCCTACGTGCCGCTTGACGAAGCAATGTCACGGGTCGTCGTTGATTTCTCGGGTCGCCCCGGCCTGCACTATTTCGTGACCTACACCCGGGCGCGGATCGGCAATTTCGACGTCGATCTGGTTCGCGAGTTCTTTCAGGGGTTCGTCAATCATGCAGGTCTGACGCTGCATATCGACAATCTGCGTGGTGAGAATGCACATCACCAGTGCGAAACCATTTTCAAGGCTTTCGCCCGCGCTTTGCGGATGGCTGCCGAGCGCGATGAACGCGCTGCAGGTACCATCCCCTCAACCAAGGGCGCGCTCTGA
- the tatB gene encoding Sec-independent protein translocase protein TatB, whose translation MFDFGFSELVVIGVVMLIVVGPERLPKVARTAGHLLGRLQRYVSDVKSDIQREMQLEELKKLQEQVKEQAHEMEASVREQVSSLESGLGKTVDEVKAALPGEEPVSGGAATTGAQQQAAPVEQAAVADGSAESTSQLELGLDPAVRQPLPVDKA comes from the coding sequence ATGTTCGATTTCGGTTTTTCGGAACTCGTTGTCATCGGCGTCGTGATGCTGATCGTGGTGGGGCCCGAGCGTTTGCCCAAAGTGGCAAGAACTGCAGGCCACCTGCTTGGCAGGCTGCAGCGCTACGTCTCCGACGTGAAGTCGGACATCCAGCGTGAAATGCAGCTCGAAGAGCTGAAGAAGCTGCAGGAGCAGGTCAAGGAGCAGGCGCACGAAATGGAAGCTTCGGTGCGTGAGCAGGTCAGCAGCCTCGAATCCGGGCTGGGCAAGACGGTGGATGAGGTGAAGGCCGCGTTGCCGGGAGAAGAGCCGGTCAGCGGTGGTGCTGCAACGACAGGTGCGCAGCAGCAGGCGGCGCCGGTTGAGCAGGCCGCCGTGGCAGATGGCTCGGCAGAGTCGACTTCGCAACTCGAGCTGGGGCTCGATCCCGCGGTTCGTCAGCCCTTACCGGTGGACAAGGCATGA
- the tatC gene encoding twin-arginine translocase subunit TatC, protein MNEMQETFIAHLVELRDRLLRAMVALVIVFICLMPWAGEIYDVLAKPMMDTLPEGTHMIATGVVTPFFVPVKVTMMVAFVLALPVVLYQAWAFVAPGLYAHERKLAIPLVAGSTLLFLIGMAFCYFFVFGTVFRFIAEFAPKSIVPAPDIEQYLSFVMSMFIAFGLTFEVPVAVILLVKAGVVTVAKLREIRPYVVVGAFVIAAIITPPDVISQFMLAVPMCLLYELGIMLANMISKPAAEPDYVAPTAVEMDRELDRIEDAEREGK, encoded by the coding sequence ATGAACGAAATGCAGGAAACTTTCATTGCGCATCTGGTCGAGTTGCGCGACCGGTTGTTGCGGGCAATGGTTGCACTGGTCATCGTGTTCATTTGCCTGATGCCTTGGGCGGGCGAGATCTACGACGTACTGGCCAAGCCGATGATGGATACGCTGCCCGAAGGTACGCACATGATTGCGACCGGGGTGGTGACGCCGTTCTTCGTGCCGGTCAAGGTCACGATGATGGTGGCTTTCGTGCTGGCGCTGCCCGTGGTGCTTTATCAGGCCTGGGCTTTCGTGGCGCCAGGGCTGTATGCACATGAGCGCAAGCTCGCGATCCCGCTGGTTGCCGGCAGCACGCTGCTGTTTCTGATCGGGATGGCGTTCTGCTACTTCTTCGTATTTGGAACGGTGTTCCGCTTCATTGCCGAGTTTGCGCCAAAGAGCATCGTGCCGGCGCCAGACATCGAACAGTATCTTTCCTTCGTCATGTCGATGTTCATTGCCTTCGGCTTGACCTTCGAGGTGCCGGTCGCGGTGATCCTGCTGGTCAAGGCGGGTGTGGTGACAGTTGCCAAACTGCGGGAAATTCGCCCTTACGTGGTTGTCGGGGCGTTCGTCATTGCGGCAATAATTACGCCGCCCGACGTGATTTCGCAGTTCATGCTTGCCGTCCCGATGTGCCTGCTCTATGAGTTGGGCATCATGCTCGCGAACATGATCTCCAAGCCCGCGGCCGAACCCGATTACGTTGCGCCAACGGCGGTCGAAATGGATCGTGAGCTCGACCGTATCGAGGATGCAGAGCGCGAGGGCAAGTAA
- a CDS encoding phosphoribosyl-ATP diphosphatase, with protein MIDIEVLHRVATTLAERKKADPDSSYVSSLYAKGTDAICKKVAEEAAETIMAAKDKDMLHVVWEVTDLWFHSLVLLTHFGLSVDDVLAEFRRREGVSGIDEKKSRTA; from the coding sequence ATGATCGACATCGAAGTGCTGCATCGCGTGGCGACCACACTGGCCGAGCGCAAGAAGGCTGACCCCGATTCGTCCTACGTGTCCAGTCTGTATGCCAAGGGTACCGACGCCATCTGCAAGAAGGTGGCCGAGGAGGCGGCGGAGACCATCATGGCCGCCAAGGACAAGGACATGCTCCACGTGGTGTGGGAAGTGACCGACCTCTGGTTCCACTCGCTCGTGCTGCTGACGCACTTCGGTCTGTCGGTGGACGATGTCCTCGCCGAGTTCCGGCGTCGCGAGGGGGTGTCTGGCATCGACGAGAAGAAGTCTCGGACTGCCTGA
- the hisD gene encoding histidinol dehydrogenase yields MSQTPIRRLDAREPEFLSVLDALLAFEASADDRIDAAVTEILRAVRATGDAAVIEYTKRFDRLDVASMAALELPKSALHAALDGLAVEQREALRVAADRVRVYHERQKADSWEYTEADGTRLGQKVTPLDRVGLYVPGGRASYPSSVLMNAIPAKVAGVGELIMVVPTPGGEQNPLVLAAAAITGVDRVFTIGGAQAVAALAYGTQTIPQVDKIVGPGNAFVAEAKRRVFGTVGIDMVAGPSEVLIISDGSGHADWVAMDLFAQAEHDELAQSILLCTDAGFIDAVHDAIDRLLPTMPRQETIAKSLANRGALIHVESLEQACAIANRIAPEHLELSMDNAEQWVDHIRHAGAIFVGHWAVEALGDYCAGPNHVLPTMRSARFSSPLGVYDFQKRTSIVHISEAGAQHLGKVASILAHGEGLQAHARSAEMRLKV; encoded by the coding sequence ATGAGCCAGACACCCATTCGCCGTCTCGACGCGCGCGAGCCGGAATTCCTGTCGGTACTCGATGCGCTGCTCGCGTTCGAGGCATCCGCGGACGATCGCATCGATGCCGCCGTCACCGAAATTCTGCGCGCGGTGCGCGCGACCGGTGATGCGGCAGTCATCGAGTACACGAAACGATTCGATCGCCTCGATGTGGCCTCGATGGCGGCGCTTGAACTGCCGAAGTCTGCGCTGCATGCGGCGCTCGATGGTCTGGCGGTCGAGCAGCGCGAGGCGCTGCGTGTGGCCGCCGACCGCGTGCGTGTCTACCACGAGCGCCAGAAGGCCGATTCCTGGGAGTACACCGAGGCCGATGGAACCCGCCTCGGGCAGAAGGTGACGCCCCTCGATCGCGTCGGCCTGTATGTGCCAGGCGGACGGGCCTCGTATCCCAGTTCGGTGCTGATGAATGCGATTCCGGCCAAGGTGGCCGGTGTTGGCGAACTGATCATGGTCGTGCCGACGCCGGGCGGCGAGCAGAATCCGCTGGTGCTGGCAGCCGCAGCGATTACCGGCGTGGACCGGGTGTTTACGATTGGCGGTGCGCAGGCGGTTGCTGCGCTGGCGTATGGCACGCAGACCATTCCCCAGGTGGACAAGATTGTCGGGCCGGGCAATGCCTTTGTTGCCGAGGCCAAGCGGCGGGTGTTCGGTACGGTGGGAATCGACATGGTGGCCGGGCCATCAGAGGTGCTGATCATCTCTGATGGCAGTGGCCACGCCGACTGGGTGGCGATGGATCTCTTCGCCCAGGCAGAGCACGACGAGCTCGCCCAGTCCATCCTGTTGTGCACCGACGCAGGCTTCATCGACGCGGTGCACGATGCGATCGACCGCCTGCTGCCGACGATGCCGCGACAGGAGACCATCGCAAAATCGCTGGCCAATCGTGGTGCGCTGATTCACGTCGAGAGTCTCGAGCAGGCGTGTGCCATCGCCAACCGCATCGCACCGGAACACCTTGAACTGTCGATGGACAACGCCGAGCAGTGGGTTGATCACATCCGCCATGCGGGTGCGATCTTCGTTGGTCACTGGGCAGTCGAGGCGCTTGGCGATTACTGTGCCGGTCCCAACCATGTGTTGCCGACCATGCGCAGCGCGCGCTTTTCGTCACCGCTGGGGGTGTATGACTTCCAGAAGCGGACCAGCATCGTGCACATCTCTGAGGCGGGTGCCCAGCATCTGGGCAAGGTTGCGTCGATTCTCGCGCATGGTGAGGGCCTGCAGGCTCACGCGCGCTCGGCGGAGATGCGGCTGAAGGTTTGA
- a CDS encoding histidine triad nucleotide-binding protein, which yields MTDCLFCRIVRGEIPARKVYEDDLVVAFHDIQPAAPVHILLIPKLHIASMADLELSHEGLMGHLMVLASRIAREQGCTDGFRTIVNTGRVGLQEVYHLHVHIVGGPQPLPPMLKH from the coding sequence ATGACTGACTGTCTGTTTTGCAGGATTGTGCGTGGGGAGATCCCGGCGCGCAAAGTTTACGAAGATGATCTGGTGGTGGCGTTTCATGACATTCAGCCTGCCGCCCCGGTTCATATCCTCTTGATTCCAAAGCTTCATATTGCATCGATGGCCGATCTTGAACTCAGTCACGAAGGCTTGATGGGGCACCTGATGGTGCTTGCCTCGCGCATCGCTCGGGAACAAGGCTGCACGGATGGGTTCAGAACCATTGTGAACACCGGGCGGGTGGGCTTGCAGGAGGTGTATCATCTTCACGTTCATATTGTGGGCGGGCCGCAGCCGCTACCGCCCATGTTGAAGCACTAA
- a CDS encoding Do family serine endopeptidase → MRRLWLIFAQAVTASVAVLFVLNTLKPEWLRNTAPDAVVAILEAPASEPGARAAAGSYAEAAQRSMPAVVHIYTTKAARASRHPLLNDPVFRHFFGDRPDEGRQQSSGLGSGVIVSQDGFILTNNHVIDAADEIEVALNDGRQYSASVIGRDPETDLAVLRITTDAPLPAITLARGDMLHVGDVVLAIGNPFGVGQTVTMGIISALGRSHLGINTFENYIQTDAAINPGNSGGALVDSTGNLVGINTAIYSRSGGSLGIGFAIPISIARNVLEQIVATGEVTRGWVGVEIREITPELASSFGLQGTEGALIAGVLRGSPAEQGGVRPGDVLVAVEGKTIQDPKAMLELVAALPPGKTASFRVRRSGKDVDLTVAVARRPIPQAAR, encoded by the coding sequence ATGCGCCGCCTGTGGCTGATCTTTGCGCAGGCCGTGACTGCAAGCGTCGCGGTTCTGTTCGTCCTCAACACCCTCAAGCCGGAGTGGCTGCGAAACACAGCCCCGGATGCAGTGGTGGCCATTCTCGAAGCACCGGCGAGCGAACCCGGTGCGCGTGCTGCTGCGGGCTCATATGCCGAGGCCGCGCAGCGCTCGATGCCTGCCGTCGTTCACATCTACACGACCAAGGCTGCGCGCGCATCGCGCCACCCCTTGCTGAACGACCCGGTGTTCCGCCACTTCTTCGGCGACCGTCCCGACGAAGGAAGGCAGCAAAGCTCCGGACTGGGCTCCGGCGTCATCGTCAGCCAGGACGGTTTCATCCTGACGAACAACCACGTCATCGACGCCGCAGACGAGATCGAAGTGGCCCTCAATGACGGGCGCCAGTACTCGGCAAGCGTGATCGGCAGAGACCCCGAAACCGACCTCGCCGTTCTTCGCATCACGACCGACGCCCCCCTGCCCGCAATCACCCTCGCCCGCGGCGACATGCTTCACGTTGGCGATGTCGTGCTTGCCATCGGCAATCCTTTCGGTGTCGGCCAGACCGTCACCATGGGCATCATCTCGGCACTTGGCCGCAGCCACCTTGGCATCAACACCTTCGAAAACTACATCCAGACCGATGCTGCAATCAATCCGGGCAACTCGGGTGGTGCGCTGGTCGACAGCACGGGCAACCTGGTGGGCATCAACACTGCCATCTACTCCCGGTCGGGCGGATCGCTGGGCATCGGCTTCGCAATTCCCATCTCGATCGCGCGCAACGTCCTTGAACAGATCGTTGCCACCGGCGAGGTTACCCGCGGCTGGGTGGGCGTGGAGATCCGGGAGATCACCCCCGAGCTTGCGAGTTCGTTCGGACTGCAGGGCACGGAAGGCGCGCTGATCGCCGGCGTGCTCAGAGGCAGCCCCGCAGAACAGGGCGGTGTGCGTCCGGGAGACGTTCTCGTCGCCGTCGAAGGGAAGACCATTCAGGATCCGAAAGCCATGCTCGAACTCGTCGCGGCCCTGCCGCCGGGCAAGACCGCTTCGTTTCGGGTGCGCCGCTCGGGCAAGGATGTAGATCTGACTGTCGCCGTCGCGCGCCGCCCCATCCCGCAGGCTGCACGCTAG
- a CDS encoding Nif3-like dinuclear metal center hexameric protein — protein sequence MQLSALQNHLDELLEVARLRDYCPNGLQVEGREEVSRVLCGVTASQALLDAAVGGDYDAVLVHHGYFWRGEDGRIAGMRKRRLSTLLKNDISLLAYHLPLDVHPQLGNNAQLAAIMGWVGEGRFAEQDLGWIGRPETEGMSASDVAAAIAVRLGREPLLVGDGERKVKRIAWCTGGAQGYFEQAVQAGADLYVSGEISEQTTHVARESGVPYIAAGHHATERYGPMAMAIYLSDSLGLQATFLDLPNPV from the coding sequence ATGCAGCTCAGCGCTTTGCAAAACCATCTGGATGAATTGCTCGAGGTCGCGCGGCTGCGCGATTATTGCCCAAACGGGCTGCAAGTGGAAGGACGCGAGGAGGTGAGCCGTGTGCTGTGCGGCGTCACGGCGAGCCAGGCGCTGCTCGATGCGGCGGTCGGGGGCGACTATGATGCCGTGCTGGTTCATCATGGCTACTTCTGGCGTGGCGAGGATGGGCGTATCGCCGGCATGCGCAAGCGGCGCCTGTCCACGCTGCTGAAGAACGACATCAGTCTGCTTGCCTACCACCTGCCGCTCGATGTGCATCCGCAACTGGGTAACAACGCTCAACTGGCTGCAATCATGGGCTGGGTGGGCGAGGGGCGCTTTGCGGAGCAGGACCTGGGCTGGATCGGAAGGCCGGAAACCGAGGGTATGTCAGCGTCCGATGTGGCTGCTGCGATTGCCGTCAGGCTCGGGCGCGAGCCCCTGCTGGTGGGTGACGGTGAGCGCAAGGTGAAACGGATTGCATGGTGTACCGGCGGTGCGCAGGGCTACTTCGAACAGGCTGTTCAGGCTGGCGCCGACCTCTATGTGTCGGGGGAGATCTCGGAGCAGACCACGCATGTTGCCCGCGAGTCCGGTGTGCCCTATATCGCCGCCGGCCATCATGCGACGGAGCGCTACGGTCCGATGGCGATGGCCATCTACCTGTCGGACAGCCTGGGGTTGCAGGCAACGTTTCTCGATCTGCCCAATCCGGTCTGA
- the hisA gene encoding 1-(5-phosphoribosyl)-5-[(5-phosphoribosylamino)methylideneamino]imidazole-4-carboxamide isomerase — MLLIPAIDLKDGHCVRLKQGEMDDATVFSEDPAAMARHWIEQGARRLHLVDLNGAFAGKPKNGGAIRAITNEVGDDIPVQLGGGIRDLDTIEQYLDNGISYVIIGTAAVKNPGFLHDACSAFPGHIIVGLDAKDGKVAVDGWSKLTGHDVIDLAKKFEDYGVESVIYTDIGRDGMLSGVNIEATVRLAQALRIPVIASGGVAALSDIDALCAVEEEGVMGAITGRAIYEGTLDFAAGQARADELNGQAD, encoded by the coding sequence ATGCTGCTCATTCCCGCCATCGATCTCAAGGACGGTCATTGTGTTCGCCTTAAACAGGGCGAAATGGACGATGCCACCGTCTTCTCTGAAGACCCTGCTGCCATGGCGCGGCACTGGATCGAACAGGGCGCACGTCGTCTGCACCTTGTCGACCTGAACGGTGCCTTTGCCGGCAAGCCCAAGAACGGCGGCGCCATCCGCGCCATCACCAATGAGGTGGGGGACGACATTCCGGTGCAACTCGGGGGCGGAATCCGTGACCTCGATACCATCGAGCAGTATCTCGACAATGGCATCAGCTACGTCATCATCGGTACCGCTGCGGTCAAGAATCCCGGCTTTCTGCACGACGCCTGCAGTGCCTTCCCTGGTCACATCATCGTCGGTCTCGACGCCAAGGACGGCAAGGTGGCGGTTGATGGCTGGTCCAAGCTGACCGGACACGACGTGATCGACCTGGCAAAGAAATTCGAAGATTACGGTGTCGAGTCGGTGATCTACACCGACATCGGACGTGACGGCATGCTGTCGGGCGTGAATATCGAGGCGACCGTGCGCCTGGCGCAGGCGCTGCGGATTCCCGTGATTGCCAGCGGTGGCGTGGCTGCGCTGTCGGACATCGATGCGCTGTGTGCCGTCGAGGAGGAAGGCGTGATGGGCGCAATCACAGGTCGTGCCATCTACGAAGGCACGCTCGACTTTGCCGCCGGGCAGGCCCGCGCGGACGAACTCAACGGCCAGGCCGACTGA
- the hisG gene encoding ATP phosphoribosyltransferase, whose amino-acid sequence MSSITLALSKGRIFEETLPLLAAAGIVPTDNPESSRKLIIGTNRPDVRLVIVRATDTPTYVQYGAADLGIAGKDVLIEHGGAGLYQPLDLNIARCRLCVAVQKGFDYEAAIRPGGRIRVATKYINAAKAHFAGKGMHVDLIKLYGSMELAPLVGLADAIVDLVSTGGTLRANNLEEVEDIMPISSRLIVNQASLKLKRELIQPMLDAFAGAVKP is encoded by the coding sequence GTGTCCAGCATCACCCTCGCCCTGTCCAAGGGCCGTATCTTCGAGGAAACCCTGCCGCTGCTGGCAGCAGCCGGCATCGTCCCGACCGACAATCCCGAAAGCTCGCGCAAGCTCATCATCGGCACAAATCGTCCGGATGTGCGTCTGGTCATCGTGCGTGCGACCGATACGCCGACCTATGTCCAGTACGGTGCGGCCGATCTTGGCATCGCGGGCAAGGACGTGCTGATCGAGCATGGCGGAGCAGGGCTCTATCAGCCGCTCGATCTCAACATCGCGCGCTGCCGCCTGTGTGTGGCGGTGCAGAAAGGCTTCGACTATGAGGCGGCAATCCGTCCTGGCGGTCGTATCCGCGTCGCCACCAAGTACATCAATGCCGCCAAGGCGCATTTCGCCGGCAAGGGAATGCATGTCGACCTGATCAAGCTCTACGGCTCGATGGAACTGGCGCCGCTGGTCGGTCTGGCCGATGCCATCGTCGACCTGGTCTCCACCGGCGGCACGCTGCGCGCCAACAATCTCGAGGAAGTCGAAGACATCATGCCGATCAGTTCGCGCCTGATCGTCAACCAGGCTTCGCTCAAGCTCAAGCGCGAACTGATCCAGCCGATGCTCGACGCCTTCGCAGGCGCGGTCAAACCCTGA
- the tatA gene encoding Sec-independent protein translocase subunit TatA, whose translation MGSFSIWHWLIVLVIVMLVFGTKKLRNVGQDLGGAVKGFKEGMKEADASADASDKQKIATGQTIEGEAREKVEKSSS comes from the coding sequence ATGGGTTCATTCAGTATCTGGCACTGGCTGATCGTTCTGGTCATCGTCATGCTCGTTTTTGGCACCAAGAAACTGCGTAACGTCGGTCAGGATCTCGGCGGTGCGGTAAAAGGTTTCAAGGAAGGCATGAAGGAAGCGGATGCTTCGGCTGACGCGTCTGACAAGCAGAAGATCGCCACCGGTCAGACGATCGAGGGCGAGGCGCGCGAGAAGGTCGAGAAGTCCTCCTCCTGA
- the hisI gene encoding phosphoribosyl-AMP cyclohydrolase, producing the protein MSNNNRWLNDVKWDENGLVPVIAQEASSGDVLMFAWMNRDALQRTAETGEAVYWSRSRRKLWHKGEESGHVQKVLDIRIDCDNDVVLLKIEQVGGIACHTGRHSCFFQKFFADGRWEAVEPVLKDPKDIYQ; encoded by the coding sequence GTGAGCAATAACAACCGCTGGCTCAACGACGTGAAGTGGGATGAGAACGGACTGGTGCCGGTCATCGCACAAGAGGCGTCCAGTGGCGATGTGCTCATGTTTGCGTGGATGAACCGTGACGCGCTGCAGCGTACTGCCGAAACCGGAGAGGCTGTCTATTGGTCACGTTCGCGGCGCAAACTGTGGCACAAGGGCGAGGAGTCGGGGCATGTGCAGAAGGTGCTCGACATCCGTATCGATTGTGACAACGACGTCGTGCTGCTGAAGATCGAACAGGTGGGCGGAATCGCCTGTCACACCGGTCGTCACAGCTGCTTCTTCCAGAAGTTTTTCGCCGATGGCCGCTGGGAGGCCGTCGAACCGGTTCTCAAAGACCCGAAGGATATCTACCAATGA